A genome region from Nocardia sp. NBC_01730 includes the following:
- a CDS encoding transglycosylase SLT domain-containing protein: MANNVARNPAGTPIVETSSATTGAPPVVRSDALAWSGTTTPMAAAALGALASIAAHYGDGTPTAASGQPYAPPDIAAGRPTGPVVWDGELGSRYAAHNQNTSRNVDATQSLNAELERILDGAVDSTTQGKAAIGSIIAEVNTALTALGKVEDTAAARDLVIVTLGNALQRAGTVLGQGQVAATLTAERVAALADRYMQQARPARPRRPRRAANPGMRGPSGGPPRTRPSGQQGQWINDALQVLRQHGYDTRQIDPADIAAIIQHESGGNPNAINLWDSNAAAGIPSKGLMQTIDPTFNSYSLPGHRNIWNPVDNIIAGVRYSIERYGSVSNVPGIVQMRGGGSYVGY, from the coding sequence GTGGCGAACAATGTCGCGCGCAACCCGGCGGGCACTCCGATCGTCGAAACATCCTCCGCCACAACCGGCGCCCCGCCGGTTGTCCGGTCAGACGCTCTGGCCTGGTCCGGGACGACTACGCCGATGGCGGCGGCCGCGCTCGGTGCCCTTGCGTCGATAGCCGCCCACTACGGCGACGGAACTCCTACCGCTGCCTCCGGGCAACCCTACGCGCCTCCCGACATCGCGGCAGGACGGCCGACTGGTCCGGTGGTGTGGGACGGTGAGCTGGGATCGCGGTATGCGGCCCACAATCAGAACACTTCGCGGAATGTCGACGCCACACAATCTTTGAACGCCGAACTCGAGCGCATCCTCGACGGCGCGGTCGACAGCACCACGCAAGGAAAGGCCGCCATCGGCTCGATCATCGCCGAGGTCAACACGGCGTTGACCGCGCTCGGCAAGGTTGAGGACACCGCAGCGGCACGAGACCTCGTGATCGTCACGTTGGGTAACGCATTGCAGCGTGCTGGAACCGTTTTAGGGCAAGGGCAGGTTGCCGCGACGCTCACCGCTGAACGTGTTGCCGCCCTCGCGGATCGGTATATGCAACAGGCACGTCCGGCCCGGCCGCGACGCCCGCGACGCGCGGCGAACCCGGGCATGCGCGGCCCCAGCGGTGGTCCGCCACGTACCCGCCCCTCTGGTCAGCAGGGGCAATGGATCAACGACGCACTTCAGGTTCTCCGTCAGCACGGCTATGACACGCGCCAGATCGATCCCGCCGATATCGCGGCGATCATCCAGCACGAATCCGGCGGCAACCCGAATGCGATCAACCTGTGGGACAGCAACGCCGCGGCGGGGATCCCGTCGAAAGGACTGATGCAGACCATAGATCCGACGTTCAACTCGTATTCCCTTCCTGGACATCGCAATATCTGGAATCCGGTCGACAACATCATCGCGGGCGTGCGGTATTCCATCGAGCGCTATGGCTCGGTCAGCAATGTTCCCGGGATCGTGCAGATGCGCGGTGGCGGCTCATACGTCGGGTACTGA
- a CDS encoding DUF4226 domain-containing protein — MAMLPMIASALAGLGSGSGGTGGGTAAPVAGADGTTAGGVSPESERALKVLKLLQAVYGDGDSSDPQVKQLQQQLGVSSGSGEGASAIKAKQMFQRTAATAFNNIDNQLLTYIRGLAGNNKVDKKAVTRLLREVNVALAELGPQAYTKAGQQKVHQILTAALLKAQAIVSGGQTNATDTASAINRLTAQYLYNIAGKNYTPSTGAGGTIPGGTVGSWIQQALQVLQQMGYDISKIDPAAIAIIIQHESNGNPNATNGWDSNAAKGTPSKGLMQTIGPTFDRWKAPGHGNIYNPVDNIVAATRYAINRYGSVGNVPGVKAVRSGRAYVGY, encoded by the coding sequence ATGGCGATGCTGCCGATGATCGCCTCGGCGTTGGCCGGTTTGGGCAGTGGCAGCGGTGGGACCGGGGGTGGTACGGCTGCGCCGGTAGCGGGTGCGGACGGTACCACCGCCGGTGGGGTGTCACCGGAGTCCGAACGGGCGCTGAAGGTGTTGAAGTTGTTGCAAGCGGTCTACGGTGACGGTGATTCGTCTGATCCGCAGGTCAAACAACTCCAACAGCAGTTGGGTGTCTCTTCCGGTAGCGGGGAGGGTGCTTCGGCGATCAAAGCCAAGCAGATGTTCCAGCGCACCGCCGCGACCGCGTTCAACAACATCGACAACCAGCTGCTGACCTACATTCGCGGGCTGGCCGGGAACAACAAGGTCGACAAGAAAGCCGTCACCCGCCTGCTACGTGAGGTGAACGTCGCCCTGGCCGAACTCGGACCACAGGCCTACACGAAAGCCGGCCAACAGAAAGTCCACCAAATCCTCACCGCCGCACTACTGAAAGCTCAAGCGATCGTCTCCGGTGGGCAAACCAACGCCACCGACACCGCCAGCGCCATCAACCGGCTCACCGCGCAATACCTCTACAACATCGCAGGCAAAAACTACACACCATCGACTGGGGCAGGCGGCACCATTCCAGGTGGAACGGTGGGGTCGTGGATACAGCAGGCTCTGCAGGTGTTGCAGCAAATGGGCTACGACATCAGCAAGATCGATCCTGCGGCCATCGCGATTATCATCCAGCACGAGTCGAACGGCAACCCGAACGCGACGAATGGCTGGGACAGCAACGCGGCCAAGGGAACTCCATCGAAAGGCCTGATGCAAACCATCGGCCCGACATTCGACCGCTGGAAGGCGCCGGGCCACGGCAACATCTACAATCCCGTCGACAATATCGTCGCGGCAACTCGATACGCCATAAATCGCTATGGCTCGGTCGGCAATGTTCCGGGCGTCAAGGCTGTTCGCAGCGGCCGCGCGTATGTGGGGTACTGA
- a CDS encoding C40 family peptidase has product MPPTDVEPEIDAGAEGEAPPVAVTPWSDRTGNQRSRPGAGVPGQPGAPSGAPGQPGASSAAPGQPGTAAPAQSNGVGQSGVPGQPGVVPGQPGVAAVPGQPGAQAAPAAPGGVVAPGQAPPGPAQAEAPEPPVDPELIGDLLPAAATAGTMAMAMLPMIASALAGLGSGSGGTGGGTAAPVAGADGTTAGGVSPESERALKVLKLLQAVYGDGDSSDPQVKQLQQQLGVSSGSGEGASAIKAKQMFQRTAATAFNNIDNQLLTYIRGLAGNNKVDKKAVTRLLREVNVALAELGPQAYTKAGQQKVHQILTAALLKAQAIVSGGQTNATDTASAINRLTAQYLYNIAGKNYTGTAGAGATGAAAKAIAVALAQTGKPYVWGAEGPNSFDCSGLMQYAAASAGAKIPRVAADQYRQLPKVNPSDIRPGDLIFTRFDSNGNPGHVVMYIGNGKCIAASRSGVPIGQVPLPKSYAAARWT; this is encoded by the coding sequence ATGCCGCCGACAGATGTAGAGCCCGAGATCGATGCCGGTGCGGAGGGTGAGGCGCCGCCGGTTGCGGTGACGCCATGGTCGGATCGGACGGGGAATCAGCGTTCTCGTCCTGGTGCTGGGGTGCCTGGTCAGCCGGGTGCTCCGTCGGGGGCTCCTGGTCAGCCGGGTGCTTCGTCGGCGGCGCCGGGTCAGCCCGGGACGGCCGCGCCTGCTCAGTCGAATGGTGTCGGGCAGTCCGGTGTTCCGGGTCAGCCGGGTGTGGTTCCTGGTCAGCCCGGCGTGGCTGCTGTGCCCGGTCAGCCGGGTGCGCAGGCCGCGCCGGCGGCACCGGGTGGAGTGGTGGCGCCAGGGCAGGCACCACCAGGTCCCGCACAGGCCGAGGCGCCGGAGCCGCCGGTAGATCCGGAGTTGATCGGTGACCTACTGCCTGCCGCGGCGACGGCCGGGACGATGGCGATGGCGATGCTGCCGATGATCGCCTCGGCGTTGGCCGGTTTGGGCAGTGGCAGCGGTGGGACCGGGGGTGGTACGGCTGCGCCGGTAGCGGGTGCGGACGGTACCACCGCCGGTGGGGTGTCACCGGAGTCCGAACGGGCGCTGAAGGTGTTGAAGTTGTTGCAAGCGGTCTACGGTGACGGTGATTCGTCTGATCCGCAGGTCAAACAACTCCAACAGCAGTTGGGTGTCTCTTCCGGTAGCGGGGAGGGTGCTTCGGCGATCAAAGCCAAGCAGATGTTCCAGCGCACCGCCGCGACCGCGTTCAACAACATCGACAACCAGCTGCTGACCTACATTCGCGGGCTGGCCGGGAACAACAAGGTCGACAAGAAAGCCGTCACCCGCCTGCTACGTGAGGTGAACGTCGCCCTGGCCGAACTCGGACCACAGGCCTACACGAAAGCCGGCCAACAGAAAGTCCACCAAATCCTCACCGCCGCACTACTGAAAGCTCAAGCGATCGTCTCCGGTGGGCAAACCAACGCCACCGACACCGCCAGCGCCATCAACCGGCTCACCGCGCAATACCTCTACAACATCGCAGGCAAAAACTACACAGGAACAGCTGGGGCAGGAGCGACCGGAGCTGCCGCGAAGGCGATCGCGGTGGCGCTGGCGCAGACCGGAAAGCCGTATGTGTGGGGCGCGGAGGGGCCGAATTCGTTCGACTGCTCGGGGCTGATGCAGTACGCGGCGGCTTCGGCGGGTGCCAAGATTCCACGAGTCGCGGCGGATCAGTATCGCCAGCTACCCAAGGTCAATCCGTCGGATATCCGGCCGGGCGACCTGATCTTCACCAGGTTCGACTCGAACGGAAACCCAGGCCACGTCGTCATGTATATCGGCAACGGCAAATGTATCGCGGCGTCTCGCAGCGGAGTACCCATCGGACAGGTCCCACTGCCGAAGAGTTACGCCGCGGCACGGTGGACCTGA